TTAAAGGTATAATTGGAATTTTTACTTCACCATTTATACATGGAAATATGGATCATTTAATTGCTAACTCTATTCCATTATTAGTTTTAGGGACAGCACTTTTTTATTTTTATGCAAAAGTTTCTTATAAAGTATTTTTTCTGATTTACATTATGACCGGCATTTGGGTTTGGTTTGGCGGAAGACCATCCTATCACATTGGAGCAAGTGGAATTGTTTATGGCTTGGCAGGATTTATTTTTACAAGTGGTGTTATTTTAAAAAATATAAGATTATTAGCAATCTCATTATTAGTTGTTTTTCTTTATGGTAGCATGATTTGGGGAGTACTACCTATGGATCCGAAAATATCGTGGGAATCACATTTACTTGGTTTGATTGCAGGAATTATATTAGCTGTTTATTATAGAAATGACAGTTCTATTGAACCAGAAATTGAGTTAAGTGATGATGACGATTCAAATATTGAATGGCAAATTCCGGCAGAGGAAAATAAACTTACTTAACTTTAGAAATAACTAATTGTTTTATTAAAAATTTCTCTTTATTTTTAAGAATTCAAACTTAAACAATATCATTATGAAACATTTTGTACTATTTATTGCATTTTTTGCTTTTTGTACGCTTGTTAATGCTCAGTATATTAACAATAACGGTTTCGAAACATGGGGAACAACTACAGGTGCAGATCCAACTGGTTGGTCAAGTCCTAATTCAATAATCGCAGGTTTTATGTCACCACCAGTAGTGACTAAAGAAACAACTGATTTTTATTCAGGATTAAATTCAGCAAAATTTGAAACAAAATCAGTTTTCGGATATGCTGTTCCTGGAATTTTAACTAATGGAACAATTTCAGTTAACATGACAAGTACTCCTCCTATTGCTGTTAACGGTGGTACTCCTTTCACTCAAAGACCAGCTAGTTTTAAAGGATATTATAAATATACTCCATCAGGAAGTGATAATTGTTTATTAGCTGCTGTTCTTTTAAAAAGAAACACAACAACTAGTGCATTAGATACTATAGCTTACGCTCAATTTACAAATGTTGCAACAGTTTCAGCTTGGACTCAGTTTCAGGCGGATTTCACTTATAATCTACCAGATAATCCAGATACATTGCAAATTATTTTAATTTCATCAAATCCAAATGCAGCAGTAGTTGGAAGTATACTTAAAGTTGATGAATTATTTTTAGAAGGTGGAACACTTGGTTTAAATAAACATTATTTACAAAAAGATGTAAATATTTTCCCAAACCCTGCTAATGACATTGTAAATATTCAATTCAGTTATGAATCAAAATCAGAAACTAGTGTGTCTATGTTTAGTCTGGTTGGCCAGAAAGTAAAAGAGTTTACTTTACCAAAGGGAACAGAATTAAGCAGCTTAAATATACGCGATCTTAAAAAAGGAATGTATTTTATACAGATTCAATCAGGAAAAGATAAATTTACTCAGAAAATATCAGTTGAGTAAATAAACATATTTATAAAATAAAAAATCCCGAAATTTTCGGGATTTTTTATTTTATAGTCAAATATACATTAATCACTTACTACAAATTTTCGAGTAATATTCTCACCTTTATTTCCTTTAAAATTTATTAAATACATTCCTTTAGTAAAATTATTTAGGTTAATTGTTATCTCGGTTTTATCAAAAACATCATTTGTAATTAATAATTCACCTATACAATTATATATAAAAATACTACCTGTTTTATTATCATTAAATGAAACATTTAAATTATTTTTTGCAGGAATTGGGAATAAGTTAAAATCATTTACATTACTAAATAACAACTCGTTTTCATTTGTTACAGAACTGCATGTATTTTCAAACTCACCAACAGAATTAGGTCTTACAGCAATATTACTTAAATTTAAATAACTAATCTGATTATATTTAAATTGTGAATTTAAAAAACTAACAATATAATGTCTTATTGATGCAGTTGCTTTTTCTCTTCCAATTGTACCTACTGGTTGGTCGGGGTTATTATAATTTCCAAATCCTCCATGACCAACTCCATTAAACAATACTCTGGTTTTGCATTCAACGGCATTAAATTTAGACTGATAGGCAGTTGCAGAAACACTATTTGTAGTTCCAACTAAAGGTACTGACGTGTCGTCTTCAGAACCATTAAGAAGTAGCACCTTACCATCGTAGGTAGTTACATTCTGAGCACCAAAACCAAACATTCCAGGATTTGGATATGAAGCCATATAAATAATAGCTTTTATTTCAGAAGGACGATTGATTATAATATCTGTTGCATTCATTCCACCATTAGAGTGACCTGCAACAACAAATCTTCCAAGATCAACATAATTATGCATCCAACTTAAACTATTATTAACATTTGTTTTAATCCAATTGTGAGCTGTTGTAAAAAGTGTTGAATTCGGACCTCCTGAAGTATTATTTATTACAAAAATCACATAACCATAAGAAGCCAGATGTGACCAGTATAAATCATAGCTATGTTTATTTATATAACTCGAACCAGCTCCATTTGCACCTGGTTGAAAAAGTATTGTTGGAAATGGTCCCCCTATATTAGTAGAAGGTTTGAAAATAAGCATATCCGTTGGCTGGGAATTCATAACAGAATCCATTACTACTGAATAAGTGCCATTTTGATAATAAGGTGAAAGCAACGGGTCTATCTGAGAATAAATATTACTCAGAAAAATAAAACTTAAAATTATTAATGCAGTTTTTTTCATAATTTATTAATTTAATAGTTGAACAATGTATTCAATTGTTCAAATATAAATTATAAATACCTAACTACCAAAAATATTTTAAACTATTTTAATTTTTCTATGATTGGTATATCTCTTTTATATAAGTCATCACGAAACTGAAGATAACCATTGGTATCAACAAAAGCAGTATAGTAATTAATTGTAATTGGAATCTGTTTTTTAAAGAATATGCTTTTAGTTTCAAGCTTTACACTATCTTTTTCAGCTAATTCTTTCCATTTTTTAAAATCTTCCATTCTTTTCTTAAACTTCTTTTTATCCTTTTTGTCTTCTGGTTCTAACCCTATAGCCATTCTAATATCATCAATTTCCCACTTTTTGTCATCTAATAAAAGCTTAACAAGTTTTAATGGATCTTCAACTCTAATACAGCCATGACTAACTGCTCTGTATGCCCTATCGAAAGCATTCTTTGTTGGCGTATCATGTAAAAAGACATCATATGGATTAGGGAAAACAAATTTTATTTTACCTAATGCATTAATTTCACCTGGATTTTGTTTTAACCTAAAAGGTATAT
This sequence is a window from Bacteroidia bacterium. Protein-coding genes within it:
- a CDS encoding rhomboid family intramembrane serine protease; this encodes MNFEKKKFLISLFFPFLFIGSIWIVKTSELILNEDFSSFGLYPLKIKGIIGIFTSPFIHGNMDHLIANSIPLLVLGTALFYFYAKVSYKVFFLIYIMTGIWVWFGGRPSYHIGASGIVYGLAGFIFTSGVILKNIRLLAISLLVVFLYGSMIWGVLPMDPKISWESHLLGLIAGIILAVYYRNDSSIEPEIELSDDDDSNIEWQIPAEENKLT
- a CDS encoding PCMD domain-containing protein, giving the protein MKHFVLFIAFFAFCTLVNAQYINNNGFETWGTTTGADPTGWSSPNSIIAGFMSPPVVTKETTDFYSGLNSAKFETKSVFGYAVPGILTNGTISVNMTSTPPIAVNGGTPFTQRPASFKGYYKYTPSGSDNCLLAAVLLKRNTTTSALDTIAYAQFTNVATVSAWTQFQADFTYNLPDNPDTLQIILISSNPNAAVVGSILKVDELFLEGGTLGLNKHYLQKDVNIFPNPANDIVNIQFSYESKSETSVSMFSLVGQKVKEFTLPKGTELSSLNIRDLKKGMYFIQIQSGKDKFTQKISVE
- a CDS encoding T9SS type A sorting domain-containing protein gives rise to the protein MKKTALIILSFIFLSNIYSQIDPLLSPYYQNGTYSVVMDSVMNSQPTDMLIFKPSTNIGGPFPTILFQPGANGAGSSYINKHSYDLYWSHLASYGYVIFVINNTSGGPNSTLFTTAHNWIKTNVNNSLSWMHNYVDLGRFVVAGHSNGGMNATDIIINRPSEIKAIIYMASYPNPGMFGFGAQNVTTYDGKVLLLNGSEDDTSVPLVGTTNSVSATAYQSKFNAVECKTRVLFNGVGHGGFGNYNNPDQPVGTIGREKATASIRHYIVSFLNSQFKYNQISYLNLSNIAVRPNSVGEFENTCSSVTNENELLFSNVNDFNLFPIPAKNNLNVSFNDNKTGSIFIYNCIGELLITNDVFDKTEITINLNNFTKGMYLINFKGNKGENITRKFVVSD